One genomic window of Dehalococcoidia bacterium includes the following:
- a CDS encoding cupin domain-containing protein: protein MAEEHVPEYLKEHALRGDLLLFHLPQHLAELRQALGPTQQRRGLPLVKQENLSVVLTLLRAGGHIAEHDTAGVTLVHVLEGKVRLRAGGNEAELGPGDLASIGPGVAHDLEAIEDAAFTVTVALAGGR, encoded by the coding sequence ATGGCCGAAGAGCATGTGCCCGAATACCTGAAGGAACATGCGCTGCGCGGCGACCTCCTGCTGTTTCACCTCCCCCAGCACCTGGCCGAGCTCCGGCAGGCCCTGGGCCCGACGCAGCAGCGGCGGGGCCTGCCCCTGGTGAAGCAGGAAAACCTGAGCGTGGTCCTGACCCTGCTCCGCGCCGGCGGCCACATCGCCGAACACGACACCGCCGGCGTCACCCTGGTGCACGTGCTGGAGGGCAAGGTGCGGCTGCGGGCGGGCGGCAACGAGGCGGAGCTCGGCCCGGGCGACCTAGCGTCCATCGGCCCCGGGGTGGCCCACGACCTGGAGGCCATCGAGGATGCCGCCTTCACTGTGACGGTGGCGCTGGCCGGGGGCCGTTAG